GCCGAAGCGCACAGCATGGCCGTTGAGATCGCCCATCGCCCGTCTCGGCGTTTCGATCGGCGCCTTTCCGAGCGTCGTCTCCGAGAAGCCACGAGGATCGAGCCAAGTGCGATGCACGCCGGTCAGGCGCCCGTCGAGATCCGTGACGGAGGCGATCATCGCCGGCCAGACTTCGGTCGGAGAGTGCTCGTCCGGTCGATAGTAGCAGTGCGGATGAAAGCGGAGCGTTCCGGCTTCGTGCAAAGCCGTAATGCCGCGTTTGCGCAGATACGTTTCCACGAGAGTCCCGGAAATCGGCTGCGACATGGCGAGAAGCCGCCTTGCCCCCTCCCGGGAGTCGGCCGGCGCCGAACGTATTCTTGTCTTCTTCATCATCGGCTCCGGCTCCGGACGCGGCAGTCTGAGGAACGAGCGCGCCTCTTCGACAGTGTCCTTGAAATCGGCGAAGCCGCAACTCTCCCGGATGACGTCGAGCAGATCGCCGTGCTCGCCCGTCGCGGCGTCGGTCCATTTGCCGGCGGCGCCCTTGCGGCACTTCGTCCCGATCAGCCGGACGAACATGGAGCGGCCCGGCGTGTTGCGAACATCGCCCACCAACCAATAACGGCCTTCACGATGTCCATTGTGGAGATAATGACGGCACACCGCCTCGGCCTGACGGCCGAGACGCTGCGCCAGATCGGAGGCGTCGCGACGAGGCATGTCACGCTGCCTCCCTTTCGCTGACGCGCTGGAGCGGATAGCGCTCCATCAGTTGCGCCAGCACTGCGACGCCGCTCGCGTCGACGGGCACGAACATGCGCAGCTTCCAGGAGATGATCTCGTGGAACAGCCCGTAGGCGGAGAGGCGCTCGCGCATCGCATCGGTGAATCCCGACAGCTCGATGCGGTGCGCGCCCATGGTGCGAACGCGGCGAAGTTGGAGGTCCTCGGCGAGGTGGAGAACGGTGCGGCCATCCGTCAGGGCAGCGAAGGCGTCCTCTACGGACAGATCGACTGCGCCGCTCGCGAGAGCTCCCGCGACCCAGGCGGGCGTGACCCGGCGGCCGATGATGCGCTCGCCGTCATCGGTCTGAAGGCGATAGACCCGCGTCGAATCCTTCGGCAGCCGTTTCCAGATCGGCAGAAGCAGGCCGGCGACGATGTGGATCGTGCTGTCAGAAAATTCCGGCACCGCAGCGACCTCGGCGCTCCACACGGCGGCGAATGCGTCCCGGTCGGCCTCGGTCCAATGGCTTTCCTCCATCATCTTCAAAGATGGATAATGCTGCTCCATCGGACGGACGAGGCGCACGCGCCGCTCGATCTCGCCATCGTCGAGCATCAGCGACGGCGCAGGCAGTTGGATCGCCGCTCGGCCCGAGCGCTCGTTGACGAGCGGCACAGCGCGCCGATCGGCGAGAAGATCGAACGCCCGATCGAGCGTCAGGGGATGATTGCGCTCGCGCTGCGTGATGGTCAGGAGGCGCGTCTCCGCTCCCGTGCCGGGATGGACGTAAATGGTCCGGCGATCGGTGACGAGGAAACTCTCGGCCCGCAGCGTCTCGAGTCCGACGTCATAGACGCCGGCCGCGATGGCGCCTTCGACCTTGGCGTTCAGCAATTGCTCGAAGGCCGTGAAGAGGACGCCCTGGAGCTCGATGGTCAGCGCCAACAATCGATTGAGGAAGGTGGTGATCGGCGGCAGATCGTCCTTGATCCCGTTGGAATCCGTCAGCGACAATCCCGTCGCCTCTTCGAATGTCTGCAAGGAACAGCCCTCGATCTTGCCGCGGGCGAGCAGCAGATAGAGCTGCCGCAGCGCGTCGCGCGCGTAATGGCTTTCGAGATTGTCCTCGGGACGGAACAGGCCCTGACCGCCGGTCTGGCGCTGGCCCCTTGTGATCGCGCCGAGCGTGTCGAGCCGGCGCGCAATAGTCGAGAGAAAGCGCTTCTCCGCCTTCACATCGGTCGCGATCGGACGAAACAGCGGCGGCTGCGCCTGATTGGTGCGATTGGTGCGACCGAGGCCCTGGATGGCGGTATCGGCTTTCCATCCCGGCTCGAGCAGATAATGGACGCGAAGCCGTCGATTCCGAGCGGAGAGCTCGGCATGGTAACTGCGCCCGGTGCCGCCGGCGTCCGAAAAGACGAGGATGCGCTTTTGATCGTCCATGAAGGCGGCGGTCTCGGCGAGATTGGCCGAGCCGGCGCGGCTCTCGACCGCGAGGCGGTCGCCCTTGCGCACGATGCGCCGCGAGCGCCCCGTCACCTCGGCGACCATGTCGGTCCCGAAGCGCTGGACGATCTGGTCGAGCGCGCCGGGAACCGGCGATAGCGAGGCGAGCTTTTCGATCAGAGCAGTGCGGCGGGCGACCGCCTCGCGGCTCTCGACCGGCTGGCCGTCGCGAAAGACGGGCCGCGACGACAGATTGCCCTCGTTGTCGGTGAAGGGCTCGTAGAGCTGCACCGGGAAGGAATGGGCGAGATAGTCGAGAACATATTCGCGCGGCGTGATGTCGACCTGGACGTCGTTCCATTCCTCGGTCGGAATTTCCGAGAGGCGGCGCTCCATCAAAGCTTCGCCGGTCGAAACGATCTGGACGACGGTGGCGTGTCCTTCCTCCAGATCGCGCTCGATCGAGCGGATCAGCGTCGGCGTCTTCATGCTCGTCAGCAGATGACCGAAGAAGCGCTGCTTGGCGGATTCGAACGCCGATCGCGCGGCGGCTTTGGCCTGCCGGTTGAGAGTCCCGGTCGCGCCGGTGATGTTCGCCGCCTGCATGGCGGCGTCGAGATTATTGTGAATGACGGCGAAGGCTGCAGCGTAGGAATCATAGATGCGGATTTGCTCCGGCGTCAGCCGATGCTCGACCAGCTCATATTCGACGCCCTCATAGCTGAGAGAGCGCGCCGTATAGAGGCCGAGGGCGCGAAGGTCGCGGGCGAGCACCTCCATGGCCGCGACGCCGCCGGCTTCGATCGCCTCCACAAATTCGGCGCGCGTCGCGAAGGGGAAATCCTCGCCGCCCCAGAGGCCGAGGCGCTGGGCGTAAGCGAGATTATGGACCGTGGTGGCGCCGGTCGCCGAGACATAGACGACGCGCGCATTCGGCAGCGCGTGCTGGAGACGAAGTCCTGCGCGGCCCTGCTGCGAGGCGGCCTGGTCGCCGCGTTCGCCCTTGCCGCCGGCGGCGTTCTGCATGGCGTGGCTCTCGTCGAAGATGATGACCCCGTCGAAATCGGAGCCCAACCATTCGACGATCTGCCGCACGCGGGAAACCTTCTCGCCGCGCTCGTCGGATCGCAGCGTAGCGTAGGTCAAAAATAGGATACCTTCCTGCAGCGAGATCGGCTTGCCCTGGGGGAAGCGCGAGAGCGGCGTGACGAGCAGGCGCTCCATGCCGAGCGCCGACCAGTCGCGCTGCGCATCCTCGAGCAGCTTGTCGGATTTGGAGATCCACAGCGCCCTGCGGCGGCCCTGCATCCAATTGTCGAGGATCACGCCTGCCGATTGGCGCCCCTTGCCGGCGCCGGTCCCATCGCCGAGCATGAAGCCGCGCCGGAAGTGGACGGCGTTCTTCGCCTCGTCGCGCGCCGCCGCGACGACGTCGAAGGTCTCGTCGACCGTCCACGAGCCGGCGAGAAACGCCGAATGGGCTTCTCCGGCATAAATCACTGTTTCGAGCTGAGCGTCGGAGAGCGGGCCGTCCGAGACGATGTTCGCCGGCAAGCGTGGCCGATAGCTCGGCTTCGGCGGCGAGACCGAGGCCATCGCAGCGGATTGCACCAGCTTGGTGGGATGCGCCTGAGAGCCGGGAATGCGGATCGACTGCAATCCGTATTCTTCATAGATCGCATCCGTCAGGCGAGCGCCTTCCGGCGGCGTCCAGTCGACGATCTCATAGGTGAGCGCGGCGCCCTCGGGCGCGCCGGCGAGCGTCTCTCGGCGAACCGGAGCGTTTCGAACGGAAACGGCTGGCGCCGTGCGCGGCCGCGGACCGCTGGCCGGCGCCGGCAAGGCGACCGGCAGGCGCGGCGGCGCCAGCTCGCCGATCCAGGCGAGGAGCGTCGCGACATCGGGCGCCGCGCCGTGCGACGCCGGAAAGACTCTCGGGTCGTCCGCTGGCAGTTTGTCGATGATCGTAAGCCGCGTCTCGATGGTCGTGCCGTGCTTGGTGTAGACGGCGCCATCGATCGCGGCGGAAAAGACGACGCGGCCACGTTGCTGGAGGCCAATGTATGCGTCTCGCCAAACGGGAGCGTCGGGCGCGAAGTTCGCGCCCGTGATCGCGACGAGGCGTCCGCCATCGGCCAGCCGCGCGAAGGCAGAGGCGATGTGACGGTGGGCGGCGTCCGCCATGCGGCCGGACACATTCGCCATTGCCGAAAACGGCGGGTTCATCAGCACGACGGAAGGAACGATTGCCGGATCGAGATGATCGTCGATCTGCGCCGCATCGAAGCGGGTGGCCGGAACGGAGGGAAAAAGAAGAGAGAGAAGCTCCGCGCGGGTGTCGGCGATCTCGTTGAGAATGAGGGATGCGCCGGCCATCTCCGCGAGAACGGCGAGCAGTCCCGTGCCGGCCGACGGTTCGAGAACTCGGTCGGAGGGCGAAATCGCCGCAGCGGCGAGAACCGCGTGGCCAAGCGGGATCGGCGTCGAGAATTGCTGGAAGGTGTCGCTTTCCTCCGATCTGCGCGTATGCGTCGGCAAGCGGTTTGCGATTTTCGACAGCATCGGAAGTGTGGCGGCCGGAGAGTCGGCTTTGCGGAAAATCGCCTTTCCGTATTTGCGCAGGAAAAGGACTGTCGCCGCCTCGCAGGCGTCATAGCCCATCTTCCAGTCCCAGGCGCCGGAAGTGTCCGATGCACCGAAGGCGGATTCCATCGCTGCGCGCAGGATTGCGGCGTCGACGCGTCGGCCATGTTCTAGATGGGGAAGGAGACGGCGAGCCGCGTCGGCGATCACGGCGCCCGTCGCGACGTGGCGGACGAGAGTCGTGGACGCCTCGACGGGCGCGGGATCGGACATTTTGGACATGGAAGAGTTCTCGGGAGAGCGGGAGCGGACGAGCCAACTGGCGCTCTCTCTCGGACCCGCCGGCTCGCCTCCCTCCTGGCCGGACTCTTCCTCTCCCGGCGTCTCCAACGGGCCGCGTACGAGCGGCTCATCTGGAATCGCGCGATGGCGGAGGCACAAGCGTGACGATGGAGTTCTTGATCGCCGGCATGAAAAATGGCGGAGCGCGTTGCAGCGCTCCGCCGAAAGATCATTCAGCCACAATCGGAATCGACGCTCTCGTCCGTTTCATCGTCCGACAGAAACTCAGGCAGCTCTTCGGATTCGTCGGCTGCTTCGCCTGCCGAGAACTCGTCCTGCACACCTTCGTCGAGCCTCAAAGGCTCCGGCAACCAGCCGGAGTCGGCGAGCAGGCGTTCGGCTTCGACCGCCATCTCGCTCTTTTTCAGATGTTCGATGAGCTGGACGGCGCGTTCGCCCTTGGCCTCGCGGACGGCGTCCAGGATTCGTCGCTTCGGCACGCGACCGAGATAATTGTCGACTGTCGGCTTCCAACCGGCGTCGACCATGTTCAAGCCGACCGCCCGAGCGAGCCGGTCGGCATTCTTCAAGCGCTGTTGTACCGAATGCGCCGTGACCGCGCCGCCACCATAGCGGTCCGTCTTCTCATGGAGGGCGTTGACGCCATGGCTGACGCAATGCGCGAGCAACGCGAGGCGATGCGCGTCGTCGAGGTCGACGAGCCAATCCCAGAGCGCCTGATCGTCCCTGGGAATGCTCGATTTCCACGCATCCTGCCGCTCCGCGATCGCATGTGAGCTGGCGCTGTTCTTCAGATCCGTGGGCTGGATCGGAAAGGCGATCTGCCGCAAGGAAATTTCCAAGCCGGAGGCCGAAGTCGCCGCGTAATGGAAGGTGTCGGCGACGAGCTTGTGCAGCAGCGCCGTGATGGCGACGTTCGGATTATTCGCGACGGCGTTCTGCAGCGCCAATGTTCTGTGCGCCGTCAGCTCGATCATCAGCCGCTCGGGCAATGGCGCGAGCGCGTCGGTTTCGCCGTCCTCCGAGTCGACCGGGCGTCCTCCAATGGTGGTGACGGTCTGCTGCACGGCGGGAGCAATGGCTGGTGACAATTCGACTGTGCCCGCATCCTCGTTCGTGTTCTCCTCATGAGCGGGCGCCTCGTCCTCGTGCCGTACATAGCCGCGATCAATAGATAGAAGGCCTTCGGCGTCGATGCTGACGAATGCTCCGGCGTGCGCGACCTCGGTCGGGTCGAAGCTCCGCGGTCGATTTTGCAATTCGGCGAGCGCAGTCTCGATTTCACCCAATCGCCGGTCTACATCCTCCGGCAGCTCGTCCACTCTTTCATATTCGATTTCCAGGCTCTCATGCTCGGCCGCGAGCGAGTCGATCGTCGCCTGTTCGTCGCCCGTCAACTCGGTGGGCGCGCCGACGAGTTCTCTCAGCCCATTCGTATGTCCGAATGGAAAAGAGATCGCGACCTCGACCCATTTCCAGCCCTCGGCGGCGACCGTTTCGGCGGCAGCCTTCAACTTCTCGACGACGAGGCTGTCGAGCAAGGCGACATTTTCCAGCCAGCCGCCGTCGTCGTGCTGAAACAGGTCGCGCATGACGATTCCGCCCCCCGCTTCATAGGCATCGAGACCTACGAAGACGGCTCGCCGGTCAGCGGCGCGCACGGCTTTTTCCGTCAGCATGCGCCGAATCTGATAAGGCTCTTTCGACCAGGACTTTTCCAGCGCCGCCCAGACCTGCTCCTGGCGAGCATGGTCCGACGAGACAGTGAAGGCCATCAACTGCTCCAGCGACATTCCGTCTTCGGCATAGATGTCGAGGAGCTTCTCCGACACGCTGGTCAGCCGCAGGCGCTGCTTCACGACATTGACGCCGATGAAGAAGGCCGCGGCGATGTCCTCCTCGGACTTTCCCTTCGCCCGCATCGTCTGAAAGGCTCGGAATTGATCGAGCGAGTGCAGCGGCGCGCGCTGGACATTCTCGGCGAGCGAGTCGTCTTCCGCGAGGATGTCGCTCATGGGATCCCGGACGACGCAGGGGACAGGCGCCGTTTTGGCGAGCCGCTTCTGTTTGACCAGAAGCTCGAGCGCCCGATAGCGGCGACCGCCCGCGGGAATTTCGAACATGCCGGTCTCGGCGCCGTCAGCGTCGAGCACGGGCCGGACGTTCAGGCCCTGGAGCAGTGTGCGCCGAGCGATGTCCTCGGCGAGTTCCTCGATCGAGACGCCGGCCTTCACGCGTCGGACATTCGCCTGGGAGAGGACGAGCTTGTTGAAAGGAATGTCGCGCGAGGATGACAGTGTGATCTTGTGAACGGCAGTAGTCATGGGGATGAACTCCGTGACAGGCGGCCGAAAGCCTCTCTCTCGGCTCGCAGCCCGTCACGAAGCGCGGCGCCGCCCTCTGACTCTGAGGACGACGCCACGGGAAAGAGGATCAGCAGATGCGGAAATGCACGAAGCCGGAGATACGGATTTCCGCGTCTCCGGCTTTCCGGAATTCAAGCTGCGCGATCGAGGAGCTTCTTGGCGCGACCCTCCAGATCGAGACGGGCGTCCTGATGTGTCTTGTTCCGCGCCACGGCAGTGATGCCCTGCACGAAATCGAAGATGCTCTCGGGCTTTCGACCTTCCTCGGCCAAGACGGTATCAATGATCTTCGCCGTCTCCTTCTTGGAAAAGCCGCGCCGTCGCAGGAACTCGTCGCGGTCCTCGTCGGTTCGGGCGACGATCTTTTCCCGCGCGGCCTTGATGCCGTTCACGAATGGCATGGGTGAGGAATCGGCGAAGCGGGTCAGCGCCGGGGCGGCCTCATGTGCGAAGCGGGAGGCGGCGTATTTCGAGTGGCGGATGGTGATTTCCTCGAAATCTTCGACGCCCCAAAGATTCCTGTTTTGGCAAACCGCGCGGAGATAGAAGCTCGCGATGCCGAGCGTCTTTGCGCCGACCTCGGAATTCCAGCAGTAGAAGCCGCGGAAATAAAGATCAGGCGAGCCGTCCGGCAGCCGACCGGCTTCGATCGGATTGAGATCGTCCACGAGAAAGAGGAAGACGTCGCGGTCCGAGGCATACAGGGTCGTCGTGTCCTGCGTGATATCGACGTGCGGATGGTAGACGCCGGTCGACCAGTCGAGCACGCCCGGCACCTTCCAGCGCGTATCGCCCGTGCCGTTGCCCGCGATGCGCTGCACGGCCTCGACAAGTTCATGGTCGTAGATGCGGCCATAGTCGGGGCCGGTCACGGCTCGCAGTTCGACGCGGCCATCTTCGATCTCCAACGTCTTCACTTGCTCGGCGCGATTCGACGTCAAGCCGTATTGGAGGTTGATGCCGGCGAGTGGCGCCGGGAGCTGGCGGAGGTAGGCGGCCGGCGCGCCGACCAGGCTCGCGAGCTGACCGAAGCTCCAATGCGTCGGCGCGATCGGCGCGTCCGAGCCGGGCAATGTGAGAGTGAGGCGCTCCGCGTTACCGCGGTCGGCCCCCACCCGGATCGCCGCGCTCTCCACCGTCCGAGTGCGGCTGCGCTCGGTCCGGCCGCGCGCTGCCGCGTAGAGGTCTGACAGGGACAGGAAGCGCTCGTCTGGCGGCCGGGAGAACCATTCCGAGGACACGCGGCCGATTCGTTCGCCCCGATGTACGTCCACTTTGTAGCCGGCGGCCCGATCGTGCGGAGTATCCAAAATAGCTGACTTGGTCATAGGGTTGATCTCCATGACGGGCGCTGGAGGCCTCTTCTCTAGCGCTCGACCCGTCACGGAAATCGGTCCGACCTCTTCCTCTGGGAGCTCACACCGCTCGGCTGACTACGACCAATATACACTGGCAGGAAGAGGTCGCGGTGGCCGAGAAGGACAGGCTCGAGTGGGTCGTATGCCGCGCGCGATGAAGCCCGAATAGCGGCGAAGGGAACCTCCGCGCTGCAATGAAACGTTGGACACAGAGGATGGGGTCGCGGTCTGGACCGGTGATCGATAGCCCATATCATCGGGCATTTTCCGTAAAGCGCTGCCGTGCTACCTAGGGGGGCATGGCGCTATCCGCGACGGACCCCGTCAACGACAACGATCCGGACCCGTATCGGCTCGGAATTGAGGGTTTCGCGCGCGGCGTTCCCCGGCACATGAATCCCTTCGACGAGACCGACTACGGGACCACGGTGTGGGAGGCATGGTTCGACGGATGGGACGACGCGAGCGACGAATCCCGAGAGTGGCGTAAATAATTGATTAACCATAAGCCTTGTACCCTGCCGCGAATTCGGTAAGATGCTTGACTCCGAATTGAACGGCTGGACGTCGATGTTGCAAGTTCTTGATGGTAATCGCGCGGTTCGTCAGGCGGAAGCCCGATCGCGCTCATGGATGGTGGGACGGCAGGAGATTGTCCTCGGCGACTGCGAGGATGAATTGGCGCGCATGGAGGCCGGAAGCACCGACGTCGTCGTCACGTCGCCTCCTTACAACATCGGCGTCGCCTACCGGTCCTACGACGACAAGAGGCCGCGCGAGGAATATCTGGAGTGGCTGAGACGGATCGCCGCTGCGATCGAGCGCGTGATGAAGGATGACGGGTCCTTCTTCCTCAACGTCGGCAGCACGAACGCCGACCCCTGGCTTGCGATGGACGTCGCGAACGTCTTCCGCGAGGCGTTCACGCTTCAGAACAATTTCACCTGGGTGAAGTCGATCAGCATCGGCGACGATTCCGTCGGCCACTTCAAGCCGATCGCCGGCCAGCGCTTCCTCAACAACAACCACGAGTCGATCTTCCACTTCACGAAGACCGGGAGCGTGCGGCTCGACCGTCTCGCCGTCGGCGTCCCTTTCAAGGATAAGAGCAACATCGCGCGGTGGGGGCACGACCGGGACAAGCGCTGCGCTGGGAATGTGTGGTTCATCCCATACAAGACCGTGCGCTCGAAGGCGCAGAAGTTCGACCACCCCGCAGGCTTTCCGGTCGAGCTTCCCGAGCGGTGTATCCGCCTGCACGGGAAGACGGCGGCGACGGTCCTCGATCCGTTCCTGGGCGCGGGATCGACGCTGGTCGCCGCCGAGCGGCTCGGCTGCGCCGGCGTCGGGATCGAGATCGATCCGCAATACGCCGGCACGGCCATGGAGCGCCTACGCGCGTCCTAATTTCGGTCCAAGGACCCGCTCGAACGCGCGGCGCAGCCGGTTTTCCCAGCCGCCATTGCGGTAGTCGAAGGCGTATTTGGGAATGCGCCGCAGATCGTCCGGCGTTAGTTCCAGCTCGCCGGTGAGGCGATTCAATTGCCTTTGCAATTTGACGAGGAGCCCCTGGAAGCCGCCGTCCTTGGCGGTTTCGGGAGGCTGTTTCAGAATCTCGTCGGACTCTTCCGACATCAGAATAACTTTCATCTGTCGTTCCTGGGTATCGAGGAGGAGGATGCCGGCGCGTCGGGGAGGAATCGTGGCGCTCCGACATTAAGTAGTCGAGCAGATTCCGGGGCGGCATTCAAGCAACAGATACTTCATCGCAGCTTAATCTAAGCAATTGTAATAAAAAATTGCCTTGTATATCAAGGGGGGCTTCGGAAGCTTTAAGTAGTATATCCCCTGTGGATACTACTCTCAAAGTCGCCGGAACGGCGATGGCCGACGAATTGATGGCCGGGTTGTCGCGGGTCATGGCGCCGAGCGGTGTGGGGCACCAATCTCGACCCATCCGAGCCATTGACAAAGGTCGCGAGCCGGTGGCGATTCCAATCGGGACTGAGCCCGCGGATTCGAAAAAATGAATGCTGTAGAAATCGAGGAAGCCGTCTCGACGCTTGCCGCCGCTCCGTTCGACCCCATTGAATTCCCATACGCTTTCCTTGCCGCCTTCGGCAACAAGGAGACGACGCTCAAGCGGCTCCGCAGCGGCTCGTCCAATGCCTCGGACGTCACGGGAGGCGTTCTTCAGCGCAACAACATCCATCTCGCGGCCTGCGCGGACGGCAAAGTCGGCGCGATGCTCACGGCGCTCAGGAAAAGCCCAAAGACTGCATCTGCGAAGGTCAAGTTCATCCTCGCGACCGACGGCGCCGACTTCGAGGCAGAGGATCTGAACACGGGCGAGACCGTCGCCTGCGACTATTCGGATTTCCCCAACCATTTCGGCTTCTTCCTGTCGCTCGCGGGGATCTCCACCGTCAAGCAAATCCGCGAAAGCTCGTTCGACATCCGGGCCACCAGTCGCCTGAACAAGCTGTATGTCGAACTGCTGAAGGACAATCCCGAATGGGGGGCCGCCAAGCGCCGCCATGACATGAACCACTTCATGGCGCGGCTGATATTCTGCTTCTTCGCGGAGGACACGGACATCTTCTGCCGGGAGAGGCTGTTCACCTCCACGATCGAGACGATGAGCGAGAAGGATTCGTCCAACACCCACGAGGTGATCGGGGAGCTGTTCCGCGCCATGAATACGAAGACGGCGGAGCGTGAGAGCGCCAGGGTTCCGCGCTGGGCCGACGCCTTCCCCTATGTGAACGGCGGCCTATTTTCGGGCGACACCGACGTTCCCCGATTCAGCCGCATCGCACGGTCCTATCTCCTTCACATCGGCAACTTGGACTGGAAGAAGATCAACCCCGATATCTTCGGGTCGATGATCCAGGCCGTCGCCGACGACGAAGAGCGCGGCGCGCTCGGCATGCACTACACCAGCGTGCCCAACATCCTGAAGGTGCTCAATCCGCTCTTCCTGGATGACCTGCGGGCGAAGCTCGAGGAGGCCGGCGACAATCCACGCATGTTGCTGAACCTCCGCAAGCGCATCTCGAGGATTCGCGTGTTCGATCCGGCATGCGGCTCGGGCAACTTTCTCGTCATTTCCTACAAAGAGATGCGGGCGATCGAGGCAGAGATCAACCGCCGGCGAGGCGAAGAGGGACGCAAGAGCGACATCCCGCTCACCAATTTCCGCGGCATCGAGCTGCGCGACTTCCCCGCGGAGATCGCACGGCTGGCCCTCATCATCGCCGAATACCAATGCGACGTCCTCTATCGCGGCCAGAAAGAGGCTTTGGCCGAGTTCCTGCCGCTCGACACGCAGAACTGGATCACCTGCGGCAACGCGCTGCGCCTCGACTGGCAGAGCATCTGCCCTCCCACCGGGACAGGGGTGAAGCACCATGCCGACGACCTATTTCATACGCCGTTCGACCAGGCGCAGATCGATTTCGAGAACGAAGGCGGGGAAACCTATATTTGCGGGAATCCGCCTTACAAAGGACGCAACAAGAAAGAAGATGACGAGCGGAGCGATACTGAGCACGTTTTCGCTGCTTATCTAGGCTCATATGCATCGTTAGACTATGTTGCTAACCCGGAAAATTCAGCGTAGGTTGGCGGGGGTGGTACAGCCTTTTGATTTGGCGTAGAGTTCGGGTGTCGAATCCAACTCGCGCCATTTCGAAGCCGCCACGCCCCGCCATGAACGATTTTACCCTGCCGCTTTCCGGCCTGTCACCTGTTTCCGGCAAGGCTGTCGTCGCCAAATTCGACGGCGGCCTGCTGTCATCCGATGGCGGCGTGCTGCTGCTGCGTGAGATCGAGCAGCGCCTGCGCGTCGCGGAGCGGCTCGCCGGCTGCATCCGTGATCCGCGCGATCCCGATCTCGTCACCCATACGCTCGCCGACATCATTCGCTTTCGCCTCCTCATGATCGGCGCCGGCTATGAGGACGGCAACGACGCCTCGGCGCTGCGCGGCGATCCGATGTTCAAGATGGCGCAAGGGCTCGCGCCTTCCGAGCGCGAGCTCGCCTCGCAATCAACGATCTCGCGCTTCGAGAATCTGCCGGACGCTCGCGCTCTGCTGCGCATGGGCCGCGCCATGGCCGATCTCTATTGCGAGTCGTTCCATCGCGTTCCAGAGCGCATCACGCTCGACATCGACGACACTTTCGACGCCGTCCATGGAGGCCAGCAACTCCGCCTCTTCAATGCGCAT
This genomic window from Methylosinus sp. H3A contains:
- a CDS encoding toprim domain-containing protein, with amino-acid sequence MPRRDASDLAQRLGRQAEAVCRHYLHNGHREGRYWLVGDVRNTPGRSMFVRLIGTKCRKGAAGKWTDAATGEHGDLLDVIRESCGFADFKDTVEEARSFLRLPRPEPEPMMKKTRIRSAPADSREGARRLLAMSQPISGTLVETYLRKRGITALHEAGTLRFHPHCYYRPDEHSPTEVWPAMIASVTDLDGRLTGVHRTWLDPRGFSETTLGKAPIETPRRAMGDLNGHAVRFGVAGEVMAAGEGVETVLSLRSALPTMPMAAALSAAHLSAILFSDTLRRLYIARDDDPAGDAAVTALIDRAQQLGIEAIVLSPALGDFNEDLRLLGLDAFRAAVRVQIAPQDVARFMELAA
- a CDS encoding strawberry notch family protein, which produces MSKMSDPAPVEASTTLVRHVATGAVIADAARRLLPHLEHGRRVDAAILRAAMESAFGASDTSGAWDWKMGYDACEAATVLFLRKYGKAIFRKADSPAATLPMLSKIANRLPTHTRRSEESDTFQQFSTPIPLGHAVLAAAAISPSDRVLEPSAGTGLLAVLAEMAGASLILNEIADTRAELLSLLFPSVPATRFDAAQIDDHLDPAIVPSVVLMNPPFSAMANVSGRMADAAHRHIASAFARLADGGRLVAITGANFAPDAPVWRDAYIGLQQRGRVVFSAAIDGAVYTKHGTTIETRLTIIDKLPADDPRVFPASHGAAPDVATLLAWIGELAPPRLPVALPAPASGPRPRTAPAVSVRNAPVRRETLAGAPEGAALTYEIVDWTPPEGARLTDAIYEEYGLQSIRIPGSQAHPTKLVQSAAMASVSPPKPSYRPRLPANIVSDGPLSDAQLETVIYAGEAHSAFLAGSWTVDETFDVVAAARDEAKNAVHFRRGFMLGDGTGAGKGRQSAGVILDNWMQGRRRALWISKSDKLLEDAQRDWSALGMERLLVTPLSRFPQGKPISLQEGILFLTYATLRSDERGEKVSRVRQIVEWLGSDFDGVIIFDESHAMQNAAGGKGERGDQAASQQGRAGLRLQHALPNARVVYVSATGATTVHNLAYAQRLGLWGGEDFPFATRAEFVEAIEAGGVAAMEVLARDLRALGLYTARSLSYEGVEYELVEHRLTPEQIRIYDSYAAAFAVIHNNLDAAMQAANITGATGTLNRQAKAAARSAFESAKQRFFGHLLTSMKTPTLIRSIERDLEEGHATVVQIVSTGEALMERRLSEIPTEEWNDVQVDITPREYVLDYLAHSFPVQLYEPFTDNEGNLSSRPVFRDGQPVESREAVARRTALIEKLASLSPVPGALDQIVQRFGTDMVAEVTGRSRRIVRKGDRLAVESRAGSANLAETAAFMDDQKRILVFSDAGGTGRSYHAELSARNRRLRVHYLLEPGWKADTAIQGLGRTNRTNQAQPPLFRPIATDVKAEKRFLSTIARRLDTLGAITRGQRQTGGQGLFRPEDNLESHYARDALRQLYLLLARGKIEGCSLQTFEEATGLSLTDSNGIKDDLPPITTFLNRLLALTIELQGVLFTAFEQLLNAKVEGAIAAGVYDVGLETLRAESFLVTDRRTIYVHPGTGAETRLLTITQRERNHPLTLDRAFDLLADRRAVPLVNERSGRAAIQLPAPSLMLDDGEIERRVRLVRPMEQHYPSLKMMEESHWTEADRDAFAAVWSAEVAAVPEFSDSTIHIVAGLLLPIWKRLPKDSTRVYRLQTDDGERIIGRRVTPAWVAGALASGAVDLSVEDAFAALTDGRTVLHLAEDLQLRRVRTMGAHRIELSGFTDAMRERLSAYGLFHEIISWKLRMFVPVDASGVAVLAQLMERYPLQRVSEREAA
- a CDS encoding ParB/RepB/Spo0J family partition protein translates to MTTAVHKITLSSSRDIPFNKLVLSQANVRRVKAGVSIEELAEDIARRTLLQGLNVRPVLDADGAETGMFEIPAGGRRYRALELLVKQKRLAKTAPVPCVVRDPMSDILAEDDSLAENVQRAPLHSLDQFRAFQTMRAKGKSEEDIAAAFFIGVNVVKQRLRLTSVSEKLLDIYAEDGMSLEQLMAFTVSSDHARQEQVWAALEKSWSKEPYQIRRMLTEKAVRAADRRAVFVGLDAYEAGGGIVMRDLFQHDDGGWLENVALLDSLVVEKLKAAAETVAAEGWKWVEVAISFPFGHTNGLRELVGAPTELTGDEQATIDSLAAEHESLEIEYERVDELPEDVDRRLGEIETALAELQNRPRSFDPTEVAHAGAFVSIDAEGLLSIDRGYVRHEDEAPAHEENTNEDAGTVELSPAIAPAVQQTVTTIGGRPVDSEDGETDALAPLPERLMIELTAHRTLALQNAVANNPNVAITALLHKLVADTFHYAATSASGLEISLRQIAFPIQPTDLKNSASSHAIAERQDAWKSSIPRDDQALWDWLVDLDDAHRLALLAHCVSHGVNALHEKTDRYGGGAVTAHSVQQRLKNADRLARAVGLNMVDAGWKPTVDNYLGRVPKRRILDAVREAKGERAVQLIEHLKKSEMAVEAERLLADSGWLPEPLRLDEGVQDEFSAGEAADESEELPEFLSDDETDESVDSDCG
- a CDS encoding DUF932 domain-containing protein gives rise to the protein MTKSAILDTPHDRAAGYKVDVHRGERIGRVSSEWFSRPPDERFLSLSDLYAAARGRTERSRTRTVESAAIRVGADRGNAERLTLTLPGSDAPIAPTHWSFGQLASLVGAPAAYLRQLPAPLAGINLQYGLTSNRAEQVKTLEIEDGRVELRAVTGPDYGRIYDHELVEAVQRIAGNGTGDTRWKVPGVLDWSTGVYHPHVDITQDTTTLYASDRDVFLFLVDDLNPIEAGRLPDGSPDLYFRGFYCWNSEVGAKTLGIASFYLRAVCQNRNLWGVEDFEEITIRHSKYAASRFAHEAAPALTRFADSSPMPFVNGIKAAREKIVARTDEDRDEFLRRRGFSKKETAKIIDTVLAEEGRKPESIFDFVQGITAVARNKTHQDARLDLEGRAKKLLDRAA